In Daphnia magna isolate NIES linkage group LG5, ASM2063170v1.1, whole genome shotgun sequence, the sequence TCCGTGCGTACTCAAAAATTTATGTTATCATTAATCCAGCGACAATCGCATTATAGGTATCCATCGATGGTGGAACCCAATTGCACCTCTAGTTATGTAATCACCCCCAATTTATCAGGCTTCGTCAGCGACTTCAGACTTTAAACGCTGGCGATTGTCTGCTGACGCACGGCGGTACCGgtaaatagaaagaaaattttgtcATGCGGACGTCATAGTTAGGCCATTTGCGTTGAATAGCGAACGTTGTTTGTATTTATAATTAGATACCAATCAGGCCAAGTGTCACGGCACTTTCAGCTGCATTTGGTGGGTTGGCCCGTGATAAGCGAACGACTCTTGGCCAGTCTCATCCAATTTGATCGATGTGACGAACTCAAGTTGTACGCAACGGTCACTCTTCACTTCTATCTTTTTACCCGTCCGCCCCTCGTAAACCAGATGCAGCATGTGTAACGACAGAGCCATCGGGCACGGCCTATCTCGTCCGTCTGCTCCGCCCACCTTGGTTATATGTACAAGAATGAGGCCTGACGTGTCCGTAGAGCACATTGCATCGCCAACGTTTCCCGAGCGCAGTCCATTACTGTCATTACATATCCCGCAGCTGTCGTCCCGATCGAACGTAAGTTCAAATCCTCTTGACTGTTTCTTTAGTCGGTTGAATAACGGACGTGAGCTGTGTTCATTTACACAATCTTGTTAGCTCTTTGTTGACgataaaatctaaattttgatTGTATTATTGGGTCGGATAGATTGTTGCAATCTCGTCTAggagtttttattttggttttttatctTGCTGTGATATACACAGACACCCATTACGTAAGTGCAAATGCCGGTCAACGGGATTGGCAAATGATGAGCGTTGGTCgagtattttttgttttgtttttacgacCAATCGATCAGTAGGAAATCGGCCCGGGGTTGTTGGGGCTTCCGGGGAGTCATCCGGTTCAACCAAGAAAATCTTGTTGAAAGGATGCCCAGTCGAAGTAGTTTGCACAAGGGTGCAAAGATATTAGTCAATAACGGGTTTCAGTTGTTTTCCCTCGCACGTCAATTATTGAAAAGCCGTTCTCGTAATTTTTAAAGAGATTACTTGCCAGAATTGTGGGGAAAACATGTCGCTGGGGGTACTCCGCGTAATCCTCCATTCTCCTAAGCGGATAAATGGCGTAGCTTGCTTTTAGATTAGATGATGCGGTTATTAGTAGAGTGGTTTAATTTTTCCAACTTAAAGATCGTGGCTTAGTTTTCTTTGGCATTTCGTTTTCCATtatcttttgtgtgtgtgtgtgtgtgtcgttcACTTTTGTCATCTTTTGTCATCTGCTTTTTATTGGGACCTGTTGAAATATCGATCAGCACACTTTTGTTTAAGGACATGCTGACaagatttcctttttcgttgTTATAAGtacttcttttatttttcccaatTAATATGTCATCGTCGTAATGATGTCCTCTGCTTGTCGTTAAAAGCTTTTGCCGAGCAAAGGTTTTGTATGCGTATTCTTAAAAAATAGAGGGCTCTGAGCAACGAAGCATATTAACTCAATGTGAAGGTACTACGTATTCTCCAACAAAGCGAGTCTCATTCTCAAATAGAAGCCTTTCCTccccctaaaaaaataaatataaataaaccaaaaattgTTGTGGGTAATATCTGTGAACGAGCAACTTTCGATTTCCATTGGGACATCAACAGGTTATTGGGTGGCGCCGTGTAATCGATCATCGAATCATCAAACACAGGTTCCTtaagaaaatgagaaaagaaaagttcgGGAAATGGAACCTTCCAATTGATTGAGATAGGTCTTACGAACCCGAGCAGTTTTACCGTTGCTGCAATACGCCATCGCATTTTGCAGAcattccccctcccccccaagATCTTATTGCAGGAGAATCGTAGAAAAACATCTTGCATTAGCCGGTTGAATACAGTACCAAATCAGACTGAATTGAATCCCAAAGGGAAGTTGATTCCGAGTCACAATCTCCCAGCTTGTCGCATAGGCACTATGTATATATAGCGACAGAGACAGACCAGATCCCGTTGGATTCTGCCTTGCAGGAAGCTCCCCTTTGGGCTTTCCTATCGATCAATCTGTTGTGCAGCACGCAACACGTTTCACGAGCCATAGAACATCTAAAGGACGGGATAGCGAATGGAGGATGCGGAAGGGTTACAATCTACAGCGTGACATTTACCTCATTGTGAGACGCCTTGCGTATCGACTCGTCCCAATGCTATCGTCCGCTTTCACAAGGGACCGTTAGCGTTCAAAGCAGAACACGCTTCTGGACACGGTCGATAGCCTTACCTGTTCATAAACTTGATcttgtttcttatttgttttgctttatTCGTTCCTCACTTATTtggttcccttttttttttcttgttgctcTATTTTAGGTGAAAAGataaaaccaaaacaaacatgGCAATGTCTGATTTTCGTCGCAACAAACTGATTTACGTCTTCAAGGCTTTTTTCGGTTTGTTTACGTTTTCTACAAACAGATTGCAACTATTTGATGCTATCTTATCTGTAACAAATTTTCCTTCCAGACGTGGATAACAGTGGTGCTATTGATCAACAAGATTTCTGCCTGGCAGCCGAGGTAATATTCTTTATTCCGTTTGCACTTTTgctgtaaaacaaaaacaaaaccaaacaaaatcTTCCCTAGTTTGTTTGAAGTTAATTGGTTTATTCCGTGATGTACGTCGTCTTTTAAATTCCCTGTCGGCATTGTTATTCCCCGCAGTCAGACGTAGATTTAAAATGAATTGATAGgcgtctctttttctttaaccGACGGTTCTTGAAATTAGGATCTGTAATATTTAACAAAAAGGAGGAATTGATTCCGAAACCAACCATACCGTGAACATGGCCACTTCAAACTCTCTCTTATTGCATACTCCAATGCTTTCGATTGCACGCTTGTCGACCGAAATTCTTGCTCAAGTAATTTAACGCTACATTCTTGTCCGTGTTTAGCGCATTTGTCGAGTGCACGGTTGGACTGTGAACGAGGGCAAGGGTGCCGAAGTTCTGCAACGACTCCTCGATGTGTGGGAGGCCCTTAAACGAGCGGATTCCAACAGCGATGGTTCTGTAAGATATGCTTGCTTTATTGTCTCGTAAACTACAATTTACACCTGTCACCGACACGTAACGAGCATGGCCATTGGTAAACTGTGTAGGTCGATCAAAATGAGTGGTGCACCATGTGGGAGACGTACGCCAAGGGTGGCAACGACTCACAGGAATGGCAGGATAAGTACAGAGACTTCTATTTCAGCATCATGGATACGTCAGGTTTGAAAGAGAAAGCAGATGATTTTCCTAATGTTACCGTTACTAATCCGCTTTTCGTGTGAAATTAATCAGGTGAAGGAACCATCGAATTAGATGAATTTGCTGCCGTGAACAAGCGTGACGACGTTTCAGACAAGGATTGCTCCGAAGCCTTCAAGTTATTGTCGAAGGTAATGTTACTGCAAGTGGTGGATTTATATTGAATTCGTAGTTCTGACACGCGTGACCTGTTTTTTTGTAATCGTCATTTGTAGAACAATTCATCTATCGTGAATTCGTCCACGTTCGCACAACTGTGGAAGGAATTCTTCACTTCGGACGATCCTTCAGCCCCTGGCAATTTTATTTATGGGAAATTGAAATTCTAGAAGTGACGATTGTTTGGTATATCTTTATAGTTTTAACATTCCAATTATGGAGAAACTGAACAAATTCAGTGAAATATAGGGGGACATCTGCAATTTACCTTCTATAATTTACCACTTCTATAATTATCAGAATCGGTGTGCCGTTTCTACACCCAGactttctttgaaatttttcgtctctttttctAATCCCCTCTTCTCTCTTCCAAAGTACATCCTTGTGCTGTGTTCTCCTTTGATTAAAACacagaagaaataataaaaaaatacaattaaatgggttttgccttctGCTGAAAACCATGACTACTACTGACTACCACTGACTAGGAACTCATTATTCTTGTTCTTTACAGAATTACGCCCGTCAAAGAACTTCTTTTCTGAAGAATCTCAAAATCTAGCCCACAGCAGGTAGACTAGAATGTGGCACGATCAACCGCGGACCTTGTTGATAGGATTTATTCTTGACAGctattgctttttttttaaatgcccaTATTAATTCTACGTTTTTTCTCGACTTAGTTTACGctggtttttgtgtgtgtgtagtgcTGTCACAGAGATTTATTCTCACAACGTTTCATCACTAATTGTGATTCAAACCCTCCCCTTATTATTCAGGTACTAAAGGAAGGGTGACAGCCCATTTATCAGCTGTAGTGTGAGAAAAACACAAACTTCAAAGTTCATGGTGGGGAAGCATCAGCTAATCTTGACAAGacagaaaaatgaaacaagagAGTTTCTTTCGTTGAAGCAAGGAAATTTGCGGACTTGCCATGCGAAAAGTCCTTTCTGTTGCACATATCCAggagtagggctcggccccgtgtccaatgggtaggtatttgggcgaatgggtaggtcttctcggcaaaaaaattggatccgatGGGTAACGGCtcctaagactttgtgcccacttCCTACCCGGGTAacatgtgggtaacacaatttcgaaaaccgtttccattacccggtaATCCCCGAATTcttacccgattacccgagtttttccttgaaatcaagtgacgccctttgaatttcccgccacaaaatattttttttttgctaccctcccttttaatttaacttggggctttgcaagtcgccattttccaagatggcagtgggtatacccggtttgcccatcaaatccgcccagcctacccactttggcaaatagactacccggatcgctcatgggcgactttttttggcgacgaaccgcgggtaaaccgggttttcaagaaccggggccgagccctatccAGGAGctgtagaagaaaaaagaagaaaattctgTTTTCGTGTAAGGAAGCGTATGGGGATCATTAGAACATGATGCAGTTCCAGTTTGCTTGGTTGTTTTGAGAGATTGTAGCATGCTAGCACCTTTACTGAAATAAGACAAAAACCTCAAAAACTATCAAaccgaagtaaaaaaaagtcgATTTTCATAATCCTCATTCAATTTCATATTTAAATCGTATATATTTGTTGCTACTTCTAGGTTTCtgaaccaaaaagaaaaagtctgGTTTTTTTACTCATTTAATCAGCATTTAATTGTGATTATGATAGGTGAGTTTCATTGACTTCCAAATCAAAATGCTAAGCCCGACAAAATAATcccaactttttcttttatttttctttttgtttcagaaACCTTGATATTGCAACAAATATACATGgtttaaatacaaaattgaacgaggatcttGAAAATCAactttgtttttacatgggatTGTTAGTTTTTGAGTTATTGGTGTTAGTTCAGTTAGGGCTCTAGCATGCTAAAACGCTACCGTAAGTTATTCGGTATATTCTGCAACAGCtgatttgacgagaaaacaaatcaccAAACCAAAATCAGCATTTAATTAAGAACATAATGTGTGATTTTCAaccaatttcaagagatgtcattttttgccgattttgacaaaagtgagaagggtatagccttcccactttttcatttttggctaaattttagatttagtttaaaatacatgattccgattcaaaattgaacgagaatcacgaaaagggagcttgttttctctttgggcttataatttttaaaaaaacgttaaaaacgATTACATGAAGTTGTTGCTAACAGCACTTtaatttcgtttatttaaaaaaagactAGCTTTACGAGAAAACAATTGGCTTTTACGAAATCAGCATTGAATTTTAATTACTCTAGGCGATTTATAACGAATTCCAAgcgatgtcattttttgccgattttgacaaaagtgagaagggtatagccttcccactttttcatttttggctaaattttagatttagtttaaaatacatgatttagattcgcAATTGAACACTGATCCCAAAAATTTACTTTGTTTTGTCGGAGGCCTTGAATTTTCCAAAATAAACGTCAAAAACAGGGTAACAAAGTTGTGCGCCAGCACGCTACAGCGCAAGCGTGATATCGCACAATTATGCATTCTATTTCCAAAACGGTtaatttgatgaaaaaatgaataattttctaGGAATCAGCATTTAATTGTGATTAAGATGGGTGAGTTTCATTGACTTCCAAATCAAAATGCTAAGCCCGACAAAATAATcccaactttttcttttatttttctttttgtttcagaaACCTTGATATTGCAACAAATATACATGgtttaaatacaaaattgaacgaggatcttGAAAATCAactttgtttttacatgggatTGTTAGTTTTTGAGTTATTGGTGTTAGTTCAGTTAGGGCTCTAGCATGCTAAAACGCTACCGTAAGTTATTCGGTATATTCTGCAACAGCtgatttgacgagaaaacaaatcaccAAACCAAAATCAGCATTTAATTAAGAACATAATGTGTGATTTTCAaccaatttcaagagatgtcattttttgccgattttgacaaaagtgagaagggtatagccttcccactttttcatttttggctaaattttagatttagtttaaaatacatgattccgattcaaaattgaacgagaatcacgaaaagggagcttgttttctctttgggcttataatttttgaaaaaaacgttaaaaacgATTACATGAAGTTGTTGCTAACAGCACTTtaatttcgtttatttaaaaaaaagactagCTTTACGAGAAAACAATTGGCTTTTACGAAATCAGCATTGAATTTTAATTACTCTAGGCGATTTATAACGAATTCCAAgcgatgtcattttttgccgattttgacaaaagtgagaagggtatagccttcccactttttcatttttggctaaattttagatttagtttaaaatacatgatttagattcgcAATTGAACACTGATCCCAAAAATTTACTTTGTTTTGTCGGAGGCCTTGAATTTTCCAAAATAAACGTCAAAAACAGGGTAACAAAGTTGTGCGCCAGCACGCTACAGCGCAAGCGTGATATCGCACAATTATGCATTCTATTTCCAAAACGGTtaatttgatgaaaaaatgaataattttctaGGAATCAGCATTTAATTGTGATTATGATAGGTGAGTTTCATTGACTTCCAAATCAAAATGCTAAGCCCGACAAAATAATcccaactttttcttttatttttctttttgtttcagaaACCTTGATATTGCAACAAATATACATGgtttaaatacaaaattgaacgaggatcttGAAAATCAactttgtttttacatgggatTGTTAGTTTTTGAGTTATTGGTGTTAGTTCAGTTAGGGCTCTAGCATGCTAAAACGCTACCGTAAGTTATTCGGTATATTCTGCAACAGCtgatttgacgagaaaacaaatcaccAAACCAAAATCAGCATTTAATTAAGAACATAATGTGTGATTTTCAaccaatttcaagagatgtcattttttgccgattttgacaaaagtgagaagggtatagccttcccactttttcatttttggctaaaattttagatttagtttaaaatacatgattccgattcaaaattgaacgagaatcacgaaaagggagcttgttttctctttgggcttataatttttgaaaaaacgttaaaaacgATTACATGAAGTTGTTGCTAACAGCACTTtaatttcgtttatttaaaaaaagactAGCTTTACGAGAAAACAATTGGCTTTTACGAAATCAGCATTGAATTTTAATTACTCTAGGCGATTTATAACGAATTCCAAgcgatgtcattttttgccgattttgacaaaagtgagaagggtatagccttcccactttttcatttttggctaaattttagatttagtttaaaatacatgatttagattcgcAATTGAACACTGATCCCAAAAATTTACTTTGTTTTGTCGGAGGCCTTGAATTTTCCAAAATAAACGTCAAAAACAGGGTAACAAAGTTGTGCGCCAGCACGCTACAGCGCAAGCGTGATATCGCACAATTATGCATTCTATTTCCAAAACGGTtaatttgatgaaaaaatgaataattttctaGGAATCAGCATTTAATTGTGATTAAGATGGGTGAGTTTCATTGACTTCCAAATCAAAATGCTAAGCCCGACAAAATAatcccaacttttttttttttctttttgtttcagaaACCTTGATATTGCAACAAATATATATGgtttaaatacaaaattgaacgaggatcttGAAAATCAactttgtttttacatgggatTGTTAGTTTTTGAGTTATTGGTGTTAGTTCAGTTAGGGCTCTAGCATGCTAAAACGCTACCGTAAGTTATTCGGTATATTCTGCAACAGCtgatttgacgagaaaacaaatcaccAAACCAAAATCAGCATTTAATTAAGAACATAATGTGTGATTTTTAaccaatttcaagagatgtcattttttgccgattttgacaaaagtgagaagggtatagccttcccactttttcatttttggctaaattttagatttagtttaaaatgcatgattccgattcaaaattgaacgagaatcacgaaaagggagcttgttttctctttgggcttatagtttttaaaaaaaacgttaaaaacgATTACATGAAGTTGTTGCTAACAGCACTTTAATTTCgtttatttacaaaaaaagactagcTTTACGAGAAAACAATTGGCTTTTACGAAATCAGCATTGAATTTTAATTACTCTAGGCGGTTTATAACGAATTCCAAgcgatgtcattttttgccgattttcacaaaagtgataagggtatagccttcccactttttcatttttggctaaattttagatttagtttaaaatacatgatttagattcgcAATTGAACACTGATCCCAAAAATTAACTTTGTTTTGTCGGAGGCCTTGAATTTTCCAAAATAAACGTCAAAAACAGGGTAACAAAGTTGTGCGCCAGCACGCTACAGCGCAAGCGTGATATCGCACAATTATGCATTCTATTTCCAAAACGGCtaatttgatgaaaaaatgaattgaatatttaaaaaataataatatctAATTTTCTAggaatcagtgttcaatttttgATTGTGATAGGTTAATTTAactcccactttttccttttttg encodes:
- the LOC116923780 gene encoding calexcitin-2, which gives rise to MAMSDFRRNKLIYVFKAFFDVDNSGAIDQQDFCLAAERICRVHGWTVNEGKGAEVLQRLLDVWEALKRADSNSDGSVDQNEWCTMWETYAKGGNDSQEWQDKYRDFYFSIMDTSGEGTIELDEFAAVNKRDDVSDKDCSEAFKLLSKNNSSIVNSSTFAQLWKEFFTSDDPSAPGNFIYGKLKF